In the Muricauda sp. MAR_2010_75 genome, one interval contains:
- a CDS encoding SDR family NAD(P)-dependent oxidoreductase, protein MRRNNDQGILQKSIGSGFDAKSTTSEVIKGIDLSGKIAIVTGGNTGIGLETTKTLAAAGATVIVPARDINKAKKNLQGIENVELETMDLMHPESVNAFAEKFLTSDRSLHLLINNAGIMWVPLRRDSRGIESQLATNYLSVFELTARLWPSLKKANGARVVNISSQGHHFAPFDFEDPNFENRTYETLQAYGQSKTALNLFSMEMDHRAERHNVRVFSLHPGSIGGTELAREAPLELFQQMGFCDADGNLLPEVAASLKTIPQGAATTVWCATSPTLNSMGGVYCEDVEIAPLSLDLSKGSGVHPYSLDEVSAQRLWKLSEELTGVHFQVD, encoded by the coding sequence ATGAGACGAAACAATGATCAAGGCATACTTCAAAAATCAATAGGTTCTGGGTTTGATGCCAAGTCGACCACATCAGAAGTAATTAAAGGAATCGATCTTTCCGGGAAAATCGCCATAGTGACCGGTGGCAATACAGGGATTGGACTGGAAACCACCAAAACTCTTGCAGCGGCTGGAGCGACCGTCATTGTTCCAGCACGGGATATTAATAAGGCCAAGAAAAATCTACAAGGCATTGAAAACGTGGAACTGGAAACCATGGATTTAATGCACCCTGAATCCGTGAATGCCTTTGCCGAAAAGTTTTTGACTTCTGACAGGTCGCTACATTTGCTAATCAACAATGCAGGCATTATGTGGGTGCCGTTACGAAGGGATAGCAGAGGAATTGAGTCCCAACTCGCAACCAATTATTTATCTGTTTTTGAGCTGACAGCAAGATTGTGGCCATCATTGAAAAAAGCTAATGGGGCAAGAGTGGTGAATATTTCTTCACAAGGACATCATTTTGCCCCGTTTGACTTTGAAGACCCTAATTTTGAAAATCGCACTTATGAAACTCTTCAGGCATATGGCCAATCCAAAACAGCACTCAATTTATTCTCAATGGAAATGGACCATCGGGCGGAGAGGCATAATGTTAGGGTTTTTTCATTGCATCCCGGCTCCATTGGAGGAACGGAACTTGCACGAGAAGCTCCATTGGAACTGTTTCAGCAAATGGGGTTTTGCGATGCAGACGGGAACCTATTGCCCGAAGTCGCAGCTTCGTTAAAGACCATTCCCCAAGGTGCGGCCACAACAGTTTGGTGTGCCACAAGCCCAACACTGAATTCAATGGGAGGCGTGTATTGCGAAGATGTGGAGATTGCCCCGTTGAGCTTGGATTTGTCAAAAGGAAGTGGTGTACATCCCTATTCTTTGGATGAGGTCAGCGCGCAACGCCTTTGGAAGTTGAGCGAAGAATTGACTGGAGTACATTTTCAAGTGGACTGA
- a CDS encoding aminopeptidase P family protein has translation MKYSPIDSNLFVKNRKKFTAQMKPKSIAVFNSNDIYPIGADSTLPFEQSRDLFYLCGADQEETILLLFPDAMDPKHREILFVRETNDHIAVWEGAKLTKEKATEVSGIETVYWLTDFDKVLFDLMTEADTIYFNTNEHYRQAVETQTREDRFIEKCKKDFPAHQWAKSNPILQQIRGIKEPEEIAIMQTACDITEKGFRRILEFVKPGVWEYEIEAEFLHEFVRNRSKGYAYAPIIAAGNNANVLHYLENNQQVKDGDMILLDLAAEYANYSSDMTRTIPANGRFTDRHKEVYSAVLRVKNEATKMLVPGVIWAEFHKEVGKIMTSELIGLGLLDKADVQNENPDWPAYKKYFMHGTSHHIGLNTHDYGELKTPMKPNMVFTVEPGIYIPDEGMGIRLEDDVVIQETGEPFNLMRNIPIEIEEIEELMNA, from the coding sequence ATGAAATATTCTCCCATAGACAGTAATCTGTTTGTAAAAAATCGCAAAAAATTCACGGCACAGATGAAGCCAAAAAGTATAGCCGTGTTCAATTCCAATGATATCTATCCCATAGGTGCCGATAGTACCTTGCCTTTTGAACAGAGCCGAGACCTTTTTTACCTCTGCGGTGCCGATCAAGAGGAAACCATTTTGTTGTTGTTTCCGGATGCCATGGATCCCAAGCACCGTGAAATATTGTTCGTTAGGGAGACCAATGACCATATTGCGGTTTGGGAAGGTGCCAAACTTACCAAGGAAAAAGCCACGGAAGTATCAGGCATTGAAACTGTGTACTGGCTCACAGATTTTGACAAGGTCCTTTTTGATTTGATGACCGAGGCGGATACCATTTATTTCAACACCAATGAGCACTACCGCCAAGCGGTGGAGACCCAGACTCGTGAAGATCGTTTTATTGAAAAATGTAAAAAGGATTTTCCTGCCCACCAATGGGCCAAGAGCAATCCCATTTTGCAACAAATTCGGGGAATTAAGGAACCCGAGGAAATTGCTATCATGCAGACCGCTTGCGATATTACCGAAAAGGGCTTCCGAAGAATTCTTGAATTTGTAAAGCCAGGGGTTTGGGAATACGAAATTGAGGCTGAGTTTTTGCATGAATTTGTTCGGAACCGTTCCAAAGGATATGCCTATGCACCCATCATTGCAGCTGGGAACAATGCCAATGTACTCCACTATTTGGAAAACAACCAACAGGTAAAAGATGGTGATATGATCTTATTGGATTTGGCTGCCGAATATGCCAATTATTCTTCGGACATGACCCGGACCATTCCTGCCAACGGCAGATTTACGGATAGACATAAAGAAGTGTACAGTGCTGTACTTCGGGTAAAAAATGAAGCTACCAAAATGTTGGTGCCTGGCGTTATTTGGGCTGAATTTCATAAGGAAGTTGGTAAAATCATGACCTCAGAACTGATTGGTTTGGGACTTTTGGATAAAGCTGATGTCCAGAACGAAAATCCAGATTGGCCTGCCTATAAAAAATACTTTATGCACGGCACCAGCCATCATATTGGATTAAACACCCATGATTATGGAGAATTAAAAACGCCCATGAAACCCAACATGGTCTTTACCGTGGAACCTGGAATTTACATTCCAGATGAAGGTATGGGCATTCGTTTGGAGGATGATGTGGTCATTCAGGAAACGGGGGAACCCTTCAACCTGATGCGCAACATTCCTATTGAGATTGAAGAGATTGAGGAGTTGATGAATGCCTAA
- a CDS encoding proline dehydrogenase family protein: MEQELLRMGSAALRKAALSHEAKEYILSNEALYRTIKKAADRYIGGETLDETIHKVKHQNGSGFKCSMEYMGENTLTADEANEATHEFLRIVDEIKNQKLNSTVSLDLSHIGLAVSHELCLNNIKSIVGQAEKNNIEVTISAEGVEITDAIIDIYKSTAEAYKNASITLQAYLHRTQDDFKELSKENGRIRMVKGAFETPKHLSIPRGDALDERYLYYVDQLLSQNHKCSIATHHSKIQQEAIKLIQQHNPDKSLYEFESLYGIQTEQLIALKEQGYPTKLYLVYGKEWYLYLCNRIAEYPLYLFRALNDILN, translated from the coding sequence ATGGAACAAGAATTACTTCGTATGGGGTCTGCTGCTTTACGAAAGGCAGCCTTAAGCCATGAGGCAAAAGAATATATCCTATCCAATGAAGCACTATATAGAACAATTAAAAAGGCAGCCGACAGATACATTGGAGGAGAAACACTTGATGAGACCATACATAAGGTTAAACATCAGAATGGAAGTGGATTTAAATGCTCCATGGAGTATATGGGCGAAAACACGCTCACAGCGGACGAAGCCAATGAGGCTACCCATGAATTCCTTAGGATTGTGGATGAGATAAAAAATCAAAAACTCAATTCAACAGTCTCCCTGGACCTTTCCCATATAGGCTTGGCAGTTTCACATGAATTATGTTTAAACAACATAAAATCCATAGTGGGGCAGGCTGAAAAAAATAACATTGAAGTTACCATTAGCGCCGAAGGTGTTGAAATAACGGATGCCATCATCGATATCTATAAATCAACGGCCGAGGCCTATAAAAATGCTTCAATTACCCTGCAGGCCTACTTACACCGCACCCAGGATGATTTTAAGGAGTTGAGTAAGGAAAATGGAAGGATACGAATGGTAAAAGGAGCTTTTGAAACCCCAAAGCACCTTTCTATTCCAAGAGGTGATGCATTGGATGAAAGATATTTGTATTATGTAGACCAGTTGTTATCCCAAAATCACAAATGCTCCATTGCAACACATCATTCCAAAATTCAGCAAGAGGCCATCAAATTGATTCAGCAACACAACCCGGACAAAAGCCTCTATGAGTTTGAAAGTTTATATGGCATCCAAACAGAACAACTTATTGCATTAAAGGAACAAGGTTATCCAACCAAGCTATACCTTGTTTATGGTAAAGAATGGTACCTCTATCTATGCAATAGAATTGCGGAATATCCATTGTACCTGTTTCGGGCATTGAACGATATTCTCAATTGA
- a CDS encoding nuclear transport factor 2 family protein, protein MFKENREDIEQLILNYFEGIFEGDGEKLEKCFHENTFLYGDIKGEDYLKSKSAYIEGVMNRQSPKSLGEECRMGIIGIDILGKVAMVKLHVPFSGYNYYDYLSLAKIAGEWKIVNKVFTHID, encoded by the coding sequence ATGTTCAAAGAAAATAGAGAAGACATAGAGCAACTGATTTTAAATTACTTTGAAGGAATCTTTGAGGGAGATGGGGAAAAACTGGAAAAGTGTTTTCACGAAAACACTTTTTTGTATGGCGACATCAAAGGAGAGGATTACTTAAAAAGTAAATCAGCCTATATTGAAGGTGTTATGAACCGACAAAGCCCAAAGTCCTTGGGAGAGGAATGTAGAATGGGCATAATCGGCATCGATATTTTGGGAAAGGTGGCCATGGTAAAACTGCATGTGCCGTTCTCGGGATACAATTATTACGATTATCTATCCTTGGCCAAAATAGCAGGAGAGTGGAAAATTGTAAATAAGGTTTTTACTCATATTGACTAA
- a CDS encoding DUF2721 domain-containing protein: protein MQLNLSIPALLFPAISLTMLAYNARYLAIAALIRQLHKQFEETSAQPLKEQIHQLRKRLGIIKNMQATAIISFLLAAITMFLIYVELDIWANVIFGISLVFLVISLVLSLLEVQLSTKALGIQLKNMEK, encoded by the coding sequence ATGCAGCTCAACCTAAGCATTCCCGCCCTATTGTTCCCTGCCATTTCCCTTACCATGTTGGCCTATAATGCCCGTTATTTGGCTATTGCAGCTCTTATTCGGCAGTTGCACAAACAGTTTGAGGAAACCTCGGCGCAGCCTTTAAAAGAACAAATTCATCAGCTACGCAAACGGTTGGGAATCATTAAGAACATGCAGGCCACGGCCATCATCAGTTTTTTGTTGGCCGCCATTACCATGTTTCTCATTTATGTGGAACTGGATATTTGGGCCAATGTCATTTTTGGAATCAGTTTGGTGTTCTTGGTCATCTCATTGGTCCTTTCACTTTTGGAAGTGCAGCTCTCCACCAAGGCCTTGGGCATACAACTTAAAAATATGGAAAAATGA
- a CDS encoding helix-turn-helix transcriptional regulator — MDMLEVNKVLSNQVRIDILNWLKKPEENFPPQVNVPDFSDGVCVCHIQDKTGLSQSTISHYLTMMHRVDLLIATRHGKWTYYRRNEDEIRNYINTLKNEL, encoded by the coding sequence ATGGATATGTTAGAAGTAAACAAAGTATTATCAAACCAGGTGCGAATAGACATTCTTAACTGGCTCAAAAAACCAGAGGAGAACTTTCCGCCACAGGTAAATGTCCCAGATTTTAGTGATGGTGTCTGTGTTTGCCATATTCAGGATAAAACAGGATTGTCACAATCCACCATTTCCCATTATTTGACCATGATGCACAGGGTTGATTTATTGATAGCCACCAGACATGGCAAATGGACGTATTACAGACGAAACGAAGATGAAATACGCAACTATATAAACACATTGAAGAACGAGTTATAA
- a CDS encoding DUF1624 domain-containing protein, with protein sequence MKSDRKNRIKSIDMLRGVVMVIMALDHVRDYFHADAYLFDPADISQTNVPLFWTRFVTHFCAPVFVFLAGTSAFFVGQRLDKKSLSVWLLKRGLWLVIAELTVIKLAWMFKLDYSTILLQVIWVLGISMIFLAGFIHLPKKLMIGLALVVIFGHNLLDPIAPTDSVASGFWTFLHVFNIVDMGSFQVFVGYPIIPWIFVMPLGYYFGELYKPTYDSKLRIKRLFQLGLGLTVLFFVIRTLNIYGDPYAWAQQNSLGMTIASYFNVTKYPPSLLYLLITLGPSLIFLAMVENVQNRWAEKLVIIGRVPMFFYIVHIYVIHALAVVAAIATGFSFSDMVIDLWVTLQPQLRGYGFGLWVVYLIWILLTSALFPLCKWYNTYKTANRQKWWLSYL encoded by the coding sequence ATGAAATCTGACCGCAAAAACCGAATCAAATCCATTGACATGCTACGTGGTGTTGTCATGGTCATCATGGCACTAGACCATGTTCGTGATTATTTTCATGCCGATGCCTATCTGTTCGACCCAGCAGATATTTCGCAAACCAACGTTCCCTTGTTTTGGACTCGTTTTGTGACGCATTTTTGCGCTCCAGTCTTTGTTTTTCTTGCTGGAACCTCTGCTTTTTTTGTGGGTCAACGGCTGGATAAAAAATCATTGTCCGTTTGGCTGCTGAAACGTGGACTTTGGTTGGTAATAGCCGAACTAACGGTGATAAAATTGGCTTGGATGTTTAAGTTGGATTATTCCACCATACTCCTGCAGGTGATCTGGGTGTTGGGCATCAGCATGATTTTCTTGGCCGGATTTATACACCTCCCCAAAAAGTTGATGATCGGGCTTGCTTTGGTAGTGATTTTTGGTCATAATCTATTGGACCCAATTGCGCCTACAGATTCGGTTGCCTCAGGTTTTTGGACTTTTTTGCATGTGTTTAATATTGTGGATATGGGCAGCTTTCAAGTTTTTGTTGGGTATCCCATAATTCCATGGATTTTTGTGATGCCCTTGGGGTATTATTTTGGAGAATTGTACAAACCTACGTATGATTCAAAACTCAGAATAAAAAGGTTATTCCAATTGGGGTTGGGATTGACCGTACTGTTTTTTGTCATCAGAACCCTGAACATATATGGTGATCCGTATGCATGGGCCCAACAGAATTCTCTTGGCATGACCATTGCTTCGTACTTTAACGTCACTAAATATCCTCCATCGTTGCTCTATCTGTTGATTACTTTGGGACCCTCCTTAATTTTCCTCGCCATGGTGGAAAATGTGCAAAATCGATGGGCCGAAAAATTAGTGATCATTGGTCGCGTTCCCATGTTTTTTTACATTGTTCATATCTATGTTATCCATGCGTTGGCCGTTGTCGCTGCCATTGCAACCGGATTTAGCTTCTCAGATATGGTCATCGACTTATGGGTAACACTTCAACCGCAACTTAGGGGCTACGGTTTTGGATTGTGGGTGGTCTACCTCATTTGGATTTTGCTGACCTCGGCACTGTTCCCTCTTTGCAAATGGTACAATACCTACAAAACCGCAAACCGGCAAAAGTGGTGGTTGAGTTATCTCTAG
- a CDS encoding 4-oxalocrotonate tautomerase family protein — translation MPYVNIKVTDEQVTPAQKRKLIEGVTQLLVDVLNKNPKTTHIVIDEVPIDNWGYDGKQYSEAKKQSA, via the coding sequence ATGCCATACGTAAACATTAAGGTTACCGATGAGCAGGTAACCCCAGCCCAAAAACGGAAATTGATTGAGGGCGTTACCCAATTGTTGGTGGACGTGCTCAACAAAAATCCGAAAACCACCCATATTGTAATTGATGAGGTCCCCATTGACAATTGGGGGTATGATGGGAAACAGTATTCAGAAGCAAAAAAACAAAGTGCATGA
- a CDS encoding Crp/Fnr family transcriptional regulator, which produces MHPLRKHIEELIALTDEEFDMVLSHFEPIQKRKHQYIVQEGDLVDKEYWILKGCLKSYFLDDEGKEHILQFGMENWWITDYESFIKHIPSKISIDCIEDSELLYITFENREKLTAQMHKMERFWAKKSKFGRIALQNRILSLLKNSAKERYDLLLEQYPQLFQRVPKKLIAAYLGVSRETLSRLQS; this is translated from the coding sequence ATGCATCCGCTACGAAAACATATTGAAGAACTGATTGCATTGACCGATGAGGAATTCGATATGGTTTTGAGCCATTTTGAACCCATCCAAAAACGAAAACATCAGTACATTGTCCAAGAGGGCGATTTGGTGGACAAGGAATATTGGATTCTAAAAGGATGTCTCAAAAGTTATTTTTTGGATGATGAGGGAAAAGAACACATTCTTCAATTTGGCATGGAAAACTGGTGGATCACTGATTACGAATCCTTCATCAAACACATCCCTTCAAAAATTTCAATAGACTGTATTGAGGACAGTGAACTCCTGTATATTACCTTTGAAAATAGGGAAAAACTAACGGCCCAAATGCACAAGATGGAACGCTTTTGGGCCAAAAAAAGCAAATTTGGAAGAATTGCGCTCCAAAACAGGATTCTTTCCCTCCTAAAAAATTCGGCCAAAGAGCGCTATGATCTTCTTTTGGAACAATATCCGCAGTTGTTTCAACGGGTTCCCAAAAAACTCATCGCAGCTTATTTAGGGGTGTCGCGAGAGACCTTGAGCCGATTACAATCCTAG
- a CDS encoding SDR family NAD(P)-dependent oxidoreductase, producing MKNKTVIITGASTGLGKETARYFLERGSNVVMNSSNASNLEMTFQSLGSPDNAAYVVGDISIRETGKKLAETALEKFGSIDVLINNAGIFAPKPFLDVNEADLEAFWKVNLLGTYITSQEAIPHMIEQGGGAIINIGTVLVDHAIDGFPATAPLTSKGAIHALTRQLAAEFGKQKIRVNTIAPGIIRSPLQGKIGVEDADSLAGLHLLNRIGEALEIAEAAYYLASAEFITGETINVAGGHTVGHAI from the coding sequence ATGAAAAACAAGACAGTGATTATAACAGGGGCGTCCACAGGATTGGGAAAGGAAACCGCCCGCTATTTTTTGGAAAGAGGCAGTAATGTGGTCATGAACTCCTCTAACGCATCAAATTTGGAAATGACATTCCAGTCGTTGGGATCACCGGACAATGCCGCGTATGTTGTTGGGGACATCAGCATAAGGGAAACCGGAAAAAAATTAGCGGAGACCGCCTTGGAAAAATTCGGGTCCATTGATGTGTTGATCAACAATGCTGGGATTTTTGCCCCCAAGCCTTTTCTTGATGTAAATGAGGCCGACTTGGAAGCATTTTGGAAGGTGAACCTATTGGGAACTTACATTACTTCTCAAGAGGCGATACCCCACATGATTGAGCAGGGTGGCGGAGCCATTATCAATATTGGAACCGTTTTGGTGGACCATGCCATTGATGGGTTTCCAGCAACCGCTCCCTTGACGAGTAAAGGTGCCATCCATGCGTTGACAAGACAACTCGCAGCTGAATTTGGCAAGCAGAAGATTCGGGTAAATACCATTGCCCCGGGAATCATCAGAAGTCCCCTTCAAGGTAAAATTGGGGTGGAAGATGCGGACAGCCTAGCCGGATTACATCTGTTAAACCGGATTGGTGAAGCACTGGAAATAGCAGAGGCTGCCTACTATTTGGCTTCTGCGGAATTTATAACAGGCGAGACCATTAATGTGGCCGGTGGACACACTGTGGGCCATGCCATTTAA
- a CDS encoding GyrI-like domain-containing protein, producing MKSPKIVDLTQTELVGLRIQTSTAKNETRSLWERFQKMLITLKVSKEIEKYSVQVFDMDTTTSKMNPHTEFEKWAAIASKHFSEVPEAMETITVSGKYAVFMHKGLPSNFPKTAAFIFGEWMPKSGFSVDQRPHFEIMPVGYSPFDSTAEEEVWVPIK from the coding sequence ATGAAATCCCCAAAAATTGTTGACCTAACCCAAACAGAACTAGTGGGCCTTCGCATACAGACCTCGACCGCAAAAAATGAAACCCGCTCGTTATGGGAGCGTTTTCAAAAAATGTTGATCACGTTAAAAGTTTCCAAGGAGATTGAAAAGTATTCTGTTCAAGTTTTTGATATGGATACCACAACTTCGAAAATGAATCCCCATACTGAATTTGAAAAATGGGCGGCCATTGCATCCAAACATTTTTCCGAAGTCCCCGAAGCCATGGAAACCATAACCGTTTCAGGAAAATATGCAGTTTTTATGCATAAGGGCCTACCAAGCAATTTTCCAAAAACTGCTGCTTTTATTTTTGGGGAATGGATGCCAAAATCAGGGTTCAGTGTTGACCAAAGACCCCATTTTGAAATTATGCCTGTTGGATATAGCCCTTTCGACAGCACTGCCGAAGAGGAAGTTTGGGTCCCCATAAAATAA
- a CDS encoding AraC family transcriptional regulator, which translates to MEFQLKYITPDIKLSSYDDRLFKTEAVFDHHMLVWFISGETKIIQADESHVFKAGDIFLIPRNQLATIINYPKDGLLHKSVVMHLTVDKLRTFYAPLEVEPKATVPAKILRFKNHPLLESCLASLIPYFDMKDEIFPEEIASLKITEAISILRRIDKNIDNLLANFEDPYKINLTDFMEKNFMFNMPLEKFSYLTGRSLTTFKRDFNKTFNMTPQRWLTQKRLELAHYQLSNQNRKPVEVYLETGFENLSHFSYAFKRHFGLTPSELVNKTK; encoded by the coding sequence ATGGAATTTCAACTTAAATACATAACCCCGGATATAAAGCTCTCTTCGTATGACGATAGGTTGTTTAAAACCGAGGCGGTGTTTGATCACCATATGCTTGTGTGGTTCATTTCGGGGGAGACCAAGATTATTCAGGCAGATGAAAGCCATGTTTTTAAAGCAGGAGACATTTTTCTGATTCCAAGAAATCAATTGGCGACCATCATCAATTATCCAAAGGATGGGTTGCTGCATAAATCCGTAGTGATGCACTTGACCGTGGACAAGCTCAGAACATTTTATGCTCCATTGGAGGTAGAGCCAAAAGCTACGGTTCCTGCAAAAATCTTGCGATTTAAAAACCATCCGTTGTTGGAAAGTTGTTTGGCTTCCCTGATTCCGTATTTTGATATGAAAGATGAAATTTTTCCGGAGGAAATCGCATCCCTGAAAATTACGGAGGCCATTTCCATTCTCAGAAGAATAGATAAGAACATTGACAACCTTTTGGCCAATTTTGAAGACCCATATAAAATCAATTTGACTGATTTTATGGAGAAGAACTTCATGTTCAATATGCCCTTGGAGAAGTTCAGTTATTTGACTGGAAGAAGCTTGACAACTTTTAAAAGGGATTTTAATAAAACATTCAACATGACCCCACAGCGATGGTTGACCCAAAAGCGACTGGAGCTGGCCCACTACCAACTTTCCAACCAAAATCGGAAGCCTGTTGAGGTCTATTTGGAAACGGGTTTTGAAAACCTATCGCACTTTTCCTATGCTTTTAAAAGGCATTTTGGACTGACACCGTCAGAACTCGTTAATAAAACAAAATAA
- a CDS encoding nuclear transport factor 2 family protein — MKHLLLIGALLLNAMVGDAQQYESIKKKNKMNNKEIALAINQAVQNAEADNAAALVTENYIQHTPVVPNGRKGLKMLLTKIKNREIPAPKLNTVRIIEEGDYVVLHHEAHWPNRKAMFEIFRFKEGLAAEHWSGIMDHPEKTVSGNSMFDGETQITALDKTDVNKAIVKSFVETVLIDGDLKPETIQKFYDTDIIQHNPFVDNGLDGFVQGITGLQKQGITVEINRIHYLIGQGNFVFALSEGKFGENGGKPTAFFDLFRLEKGKIVEHWDVLQEVPEKMAHDNGMFKQSLYKRLGGYDGIAAYVDHAFPQVAGHPDLQHLFIGHSMATKMRQRQLIIDKLSSTLQGPTIYLGKPLNEIHQGLEITQAQWESFMGVMRKAMDERGINGETKKDFIHLFENFRGVTVEAELGKQE; from the coding sequence ATGAAGCATTTACTCTTAATAGGTGCATTGCTGTTAAACGCAATGGTAGGTGATGCACAACAGTATGAATCAATTAAAAAGAAAAATAAGATGAACAACAAGGAAATTGCACTGGCAATCAATCAAGCAGTCCAAAATGCGGAGGCGGACAACGCCGCTGCATTGGTCACAGAAAACTACATTCAACACACCCCAGTTGTCCCCAATGGGAGAAAGGGCTTGAAAATGCTGTTGACCAAAATTAAGAACCGAGAGATTCCCGCTCCCAAATTAAATACGGTTCGGATAATAGAGGAGGGGGATTATGTGGTCCTGCACCATGAAGCACATTGGCCCAACCGGAAGGCTATGTTCGAGATTTTCAGATTTAAGGAAGGTTTGGCAGCGGAACACTGGAGCGGTATCATGGACCATCCAGAGAAGACCGTTAGCGGCAATAGCATGTTTGATGGGGAGACACAAATCACAGCATTGGACAAAACGGATGTAAACAAGGCTATTGTAAAATCGTTTGTGGAAACTGTATTGATAGATGGGGATTTGAAACCGGAAACGATTCAGAAGTTCTACGATACTGATATTATCCAGCACAATCCATTCGTGGATAATGGCTTGGATGGTTTTGTGCAGGGAATCACAGGCCTGCAAAAACAGGGCATCACTGTTGAGATAAACAGGATTCATTACCTCATTGGACAAGGAAATTTTGTGTTTGCTCTTTCCGAAGGAAAGTTTGGGGAAAACGGAGGGAAACCCACTGCGTTTTTTGATTTGTTCCGATTGGAAAAGGGTAAAATTGTGGAACATTGGGATGTGCTTCAGGAGGTTCCGGAGAAAATGGCCCATGATAACGGAATGTTCAAACAATCACTTTACAAACGATTGGGCGGGTATGATGGCATAGCCGCTTATGTGGACCATGCATTTCCCCAAGTGGCTGGGCATCCTGATCTTCAGCATTTGTTCATTGGGCATTCCATGGCCACAAAAATGAGACAAAGGCAACTCATCATCGATAAATTGTCGAGCACATTGCAAGGCCCTACCATTTATTTGGGTAAACCATTGAACGAAATCCACCAAGGACTGGAAATTACTCAGGCACAATGGGAATCGTTTATGGGAGTGATGCGCAAGGCGATGGATGAAAGAGGCATAAACGGTGAAACGAAAAAGGATTTTATACATTTATTTGAGAATTTTAGGGGAGTTACGGTGGAAGCCGAATTGGGCAAGCAGGAATAG